From Quercus lobata isolate SW786 chromosome 1, ValleyOak3.0 Primary Assembly, whole genome shotgun sequence, one genomic window encodes:
- the LOC115973911 gene encoding uncharacterized protein LOC115973911 isoform X3, whose translation MAVHLGRPFPLIAKSQPSNKLRVSCSFNPNHSVKWVCLETQLRREYTSVMIVPTGIGAAIGGYAGDALPVARALSSVVDCLITHPNVLNAAMLYWPMPNVLYVEGYALDRFAEGLWALQPVNQNRVGLVLDAGLEEELRIRHLQVADAVRASLGLPVVEYIVTDTPLEVEKWVDPKSGQSTGRIKHPGSLLRAVQSLVNRSGVNAIAVVGRFPDDDVEDTDEYRQGMGIDLLAGVEAVISHLVVQEFRIPCAHAPALSPLPLSFSLCPKSAAEELGHTFLPCVLAGLSNAPQYLVKNNESLEKGCMLAGDVDSVVLPIDACGGDGALAFARRKRNKPLIIAVEENETVLNDTPDKLGIEAVTLD comes from the exons atggcAGTCCATCTCGGCCGTCCATTTCCCCTTATCGCGAAATCCCAACCGTCCAATAAACTAAGAGTCAGCTGCAGCTTCAATCCGAACCACTCCGTCAAG TGGGTGTGTTTGGAAACGCAGTTAAGGAGGGAGTACACGAGCGTAATGATAGTCCCGACAGGGATAGGAGCTGCCATTGGTGGATACGCAGGTGACGCTCTTCCTGTAGCTCGCGCTCTCTCCTCCGTCGTTGATTGCCTCATCACTCACCCTAAT GTGCTTAATGCAGCAATGCTGTACTGGCCAATGCCTAATGTTTTGTACGTGGAAGGTTATGCTCTTGATCGGTTTGCTGAAGGATTATGGGCGCTTCAACCTGTTAACCAAAATAGG GTGGGGTTGGTTCTTGATGCTGGATTGGAGGAGGAGCTTCGGATACGCCATTTACAAGTGGCTGATGCTGTGAGGGCTTCCCTTGGATTGCCTGTGGTGGAATATATTGTGACTGACACCCCTTTGGAG GTAGAAAAGTGGGTTGATCCAAAGAGTGGGCAATCAACAGGGAGGATTAAACACCCTGGCTCATTACTGAGAGCTGTTCAGTCTTTAGTTAACCGATCAGGAGTAAATGCCATCGCAGTTGTTGGACGCTTTCCAGATGATGATGTTGAAGACACAGATGAATATCGACAAGGGATG GGAATAGATCTATTGGCAGGAGTTGAGGCAGTTATAAGTCATTTGGTGGTTCAGGAATTCAGAATTCCTTGTGCTCATGCTCCTGCATTATCACCCCTTCCCCTGAGCTTTTCTCTGTGCCCAAAATCTGCTGCAGAGGAG TTAGGACACACATTCTTGCCATGTGTGCTCGCTGGGCTAAGTAATGCACCACAGTACTTGGTCAAGAACAATGAGTCCTTGGAAAAGGGTTGCATGTTGGCAGGTGACGTTGATAGTGTTGTTCTTCCTATAGATGCGTGTGGAGGAGATGGTGCTCTTGCTTTtgcaagaagaaaaaggaacaag CCACTTATTATTGCTGTGGAGGAAAATGAAACAGTTCTCAATGATACGCCAGATAAACTTGGAATTGAAGCG GTCACATTGGATTAA
- the LOC115973911 gene encoding uncharacterized protein LOC115973911 isoform X2, with the protein MAVHLGRPFPLIAKSQPSNKLRVSCSFNPNHSVKLRREYTSVMIVPTGIGAAIGGYAGDALPVARALSSVVDCLITHPNVLNAAMLYWPMPNVLYVEGYALDRFAEGLWALQPVNQNRVGLVLDAGLEEELRIRHLQVADAVRASLGLPVVEYIVTDTPLEVEKWVDPKSGQSTGRIKHPGSLLRAVQSLVNRSGVNAIAVVGRFPDDDVEDTDEYRQGMGIDLLAGVEAVISHLVVQEFRIPCAHAPALSPLPLSFSLCPKSAAEELGHTFLPCVLAGLSNAPQYLVKNNESLEKGCMLAGDVDSVVLPIDACGGDGALAFARRKRNKPLIIAVEENETVLNDTPDKLGIEAIKVSNYWEAIGVIAAHKAGIDPISLRRNRINNIPCNSNMLSNGYAYSRIMPIT; encoded by the exons atggcAGTCCATCTCGGCCGTCCATTTCCCCTTATCGCGAAATCCCAACCGTCCAATAAACTAAGAGTCAGCTGCAGCTTCAATCCGAACCACTCCGTCAAG TTAAGGAGGGAGTACACGAGCGTAATGATAGTCCCGACAGGGATAGGAGCTGCCATTGGTGGATACGCAGGTGACGCTCTTCCTGTAGCTCGCGCTCTCTCCTCCGTCGTTGATTGCCTCATCACTCACCCTAAT GTGCTTAATGCAGCAATGCTGTACTGGCCAATGCCTAATGTTTTGTACGTGGAAGGTTATGCTCTTGATCGGTTTGCTGAAGGATTATGGGCGCTTCAACCTGTTAACCAAAATAGG GTGGGGTTGGTTCTTGATGCTGGATTGGAGGAGGAGCTTCGGATACGCCATTTACAAGTGGCTGATGCTGTGAGGGCTTCCCTTGGATTGCCTGTGGTGGAATATATTGTGACTGACACCCCTTTGGAG GTAGAAAAGTGGGTTGATCCAAAGAGTGGGCAATCAACAGGGAGGATTAAACACCCTGGCTCATTACTGAGAGCTGTTCAGTCTTTAGTTAACCGATCAGGAGTAAATGCCATCGCAGTTGTTGGACGCTTTCCAGATGATGATGTTGAAGACACAGATGAATATCGACAAGGGATG GGAATAGATCTATTGGCAGGAGTTGAGGCAGTTATAAGTCATTTGGTGGTTCAGGAATTCAGAATTCCTTGTGCTCATGCTCCTGCATTATCACCCCTTCCCCTGAGCTTTTCTCTGTGCCCAAAATCTGCTGCAGAGGAG TTAGGACACACATTCTTGCCATGTGTGCTCGCTGGGCTAAGTAATGCACCACAGTACTTGGTCAAGAACAATGAGTCCTTGGAAAAGGGTTGCATGTTGGCAGGTGACGTTGATAGTGTTGTTCTTCCTATAGATGCGTGTGGAGGAGATGGTGCTCTTGCTTTtgcaagaagaaaaaggaacaag CCACTTATTATTGCTGTGGAGGAAAATGAAACAGTTCTCAATGATACGCCAGATAAACTTGGAATTGAAGCG ATCAAGGTCTCAAACTATTGGGAAGCCATAGGTGTTATTGCAGCTCACAAGGCAGGAATAGACCCAATTTCACTCAGAAGAAACAGAATAAACAACATTCCATGCAATTCCAATATGCTTTCTAATGGTTATGCGTATTCCAGGATTATGCCCATCACCTGA
- the LOC115973911 gene encoding uncharacterized protein LOC115973911 isoform X1 translates to MAVHLGRPFPLIAKSQPSNKLRVSCSFNPNHSVKWVCLETQLRREYTSVMIVPTGIGAAIGGYAGDALPVARALSSVVDCLITHPNVLNAAMLYWPMPNVLYVEGYALDRFAEGLWALQPVNQNRVGLVLDAGLEEELRIRHLQVADAVRASLGLPVVEYIVTDTPLEVEKWVDPKSGQSTGRIKHPGSLLRAVQSLVNRSGVNAIAVVGRFPDDDVEDTDEYRQGMGIDLLAGVEAVISHLVVQEFRIPCAHAPALSPLPLSFSLCPKSAAEELGHTFLPCVLAGLSNAPQYLVKNNESLEKGCMLAGDVDSVVLPIDACGGDGALAFARRKRNKPLIIAVEENETVLNDTPDKLGIEAIKVSNYWEAIGVIAAHKAGIDPISLRRNRINNIPCNSNMLSNGYAYSRIMPIT, encoded by the exons atggcAGTCCATCTCGGCCGTCCATTTCCCCTTATCGCGAAATCCCAACCGTCCAATAAACTAAGAGTCAGCTGCAGCTTCAATCCGAACCACTCCGTCAAG TGGGTGTGTTTGGAAACGCAGTTAAGGAGGGAGTACACGAGCGTAATGATAGTCCCGACAGGGATAGGAGCTGCCATTGGTGGATACGCAGGTGACGCTCTTCCTGTAGCTCGCGCTCTCTCCTCCGTCGTTGATTGCCTCATCACTCACCCTAAT GTGCTTAATGCAGCAATGCTGTACTGGCCAATGCCTAATGTTTTGTACGTGGAAGGTTATGCTCTTGATCGGTTTGCTGAAGGATTATGGGCGCTTCAACCTGTTAACCAAAATAGG GTGGGGTTGGTTCTTGATGCTGGATTGGAGGAGGAGCTTCGGATACGCCATTTACAAGTGGCTGATGCTGTGAGGGCTTCCCTTGGATTGCCTGTGGTGGAATATATTGTGACTGACACCCCTTTGGAG GTAGAAAAGTGGGTTGATCCAAAGAGTGGGCAATCAACAGGGAGGATTAAACACCCTGGCTCATTACTGAGAGCTGTTCAGTCTTTAGTTAACCGATCAGGAGTAAATGCCATCGCAGTTGTTGGACGCTTTCCAGATGATGATGTTGAAGACACAGATGAATATCGACAAGGGATG GGAATAGATCTATTGGCAGGAGTTGAGGCAGTTATAAGTCATTTGGTGGTTCAGGAATTCAGAATTCCTTGTGCTCATGCTCCTGCATTATCACCCCTTCCCCTGAGCTTTTCTCTGTGCCCAAAATCTGCTGCAGAGGAG TTAGGACACACATTCTTGCCATGTGTGCTCGCTGGGCTAAGTAATGCACCACAGTACTTGGTCAAGAACAATGAGTCCTTGGAAAAGGGTTGCATGTTGGCAGGTGACGTTGATAGTGTTGTTCTTCCTATAGATGCGTGTGGAGGAGATGGTGCTCTTGCTTTtgcaagaagaaaaaggaacaag CCACTTATTATTGCTGTGGAGGAAAATGAAACAGTTCTCAATGATACGCCAGATAAACTTGGAATTGAAGCG ATCAAGGTCTCAAACTATTGGGAAGCCATAGGTGTTATTGCAGCTCACAAGGCAGGAATAGACCCAATTTCACTCAGAAGAAACAGAATAAACAACATTCCATGCAATTCCAATATGCTTTCTAATGGTTATGCGTATTCCAGGATTATGCCCATCACCTGA